One stretch of Akkermansia massiliensis DNA includes these proteins:
- a CDS encoding M23 family metallopeptidase, producing the protein MSMHGKFFPSLIGILLFFWSMPFLMADIVVRFPTENTALLDNRPQDFYMYVDRNFEGKKSQPWEAGAYGFTRTLVRTQAGPVAVKFHEGIDIKPLRRDASGIPLDDVHPVAGGTVVHASANPTHSNYGRYVVIEHQLADGPLYSLYAHLASVSCKEGDRVGTGNVIGKLGYSGVGLNKTRAHVHLELCLKLQDDFENWYSSLKLGTPNRHGAYNGLNLAGFDPAPALMQCKDGAEFSLSRHISSLPVQYVVRAPSTGSLPNLVKRYPFLLKPGPANPKSWEISFTGTGVPVSVTPSDQPCTEPSVIRAVPHPFSQLYRTCNRVSGSSKDPKLTASGKRYIRLIFMGPES; encoded by the coding sequence ATGAGCATGCACGGCAAGTTCTTCCCTTCCCTGATCGGCATCCTCTTGTTCTTCTGGAGCATGCCATTCCTGATGGCGGATATTGTCGTGCGCTTCCCCACGGAAAACACGGCCTTGCTGGACAACCGTCCGCAGGACTTCTACATGTACGTGGACCGGAACTTTGAAGGGAAGAAATCCCAGCCCTGGGAGGCGGGAGCCTACGGCTTTACCCGGACCCTCGTCAGAACCCAGGCAGGCCCCGTAGCCGTCAAATTCCATGAAGGAATCGATATCAAGCCGCTCAGGCGCGACGCCTCCGGCATTCCGCTGGACGACGTGCATCCCGTAGCCGGAGGCACCGTGGTCCACGCTTCCGCCAACCCCACCCACAGCAACTACGGCCGCTATGTGGTCATCGAACACCAATTGGCGGACGGCCCGCTTTACAGCCTGTACGCCCATCTGGCTTCCGTCTCCTGCAAGGAGGGGGACCGGGTAGGCACCGGAAACGTCATCGGAAAACTGGGCTACTCCGGAGTGGGCCTGAACAAAACACGCGCCCATGTGCATCTGGAACTTTGCCTCAAGCTCCAGGACGACTTTGAAAACTGGTATTCCAGCCTGAAACTGGGTACCCCCAACCGCCATGGCGCCTACAACGGCCTGAATCTGGCCGGTTTTGACCCGGCCCCCGCCCTCATGCAGTGCAAGGACGGCGCGGAATTCTCCCTCTCCCGCCATATCTCCTCCCTGCCCGTTCAGTACGTCGTACGCGCTCCATCTACCGGAAGCCTGCCCAATCTTGTCAAACGCTACCCCTTCCTGCTGAAACCGGGACCGGCCAATCCCAAGTCCTGGGAAATCAGCTTTACGGGAACGGGAGTTCCCGTTTCCGTGACTCCCTCCGACCAACCCTGCACGGAACCCTCCGTCATCCGGGCTGTTCCCCATCCCTTCTCCCAACTGTACAGGACCTGCAACCGCGTTTCCGGCTCCAGCAAAGATCCGAAGCTGACCGCCTCCGGCAAACGCTACATCCGGCTCATCTTCATGGGGCCTGAATCATAA
- a CDS encoding flavoprotein, translating into MACIILGITGSIAAYKAADIASALVKSGHEVHCVCTAKALEFVTALTLHTISRNPVFSSFEDEKADWVPPHIQLAQRADLLLVAPATANTMANFAHGFAPDMLSSLYLACQAPVLICPAMNVHMWEHTATQQNAAVLKQRKGHCILGPCESGVLACGAEGAGKLMPVDLIVQKTLSLLP; encoded by the coding sequence ATGGCCTGCATCATTCTGGGCATCACCGGCTCCATTGCCGCGTACAAGGCGGCGGACATCGCTTCCGCCCTCGTCAAAAGCGGGCATGAGGTGCACTGCGTCTGCACGGCCAAGGCCCTGGAATTCGTTACAGCCCTCACCCTGCACACGATCTCCCGCAATCCCGTCTTCTCCTCCTTTGAGGATGAAAAGGCGGACTGGGTTCCCCCGCACATCCAACTGGCCCAGCGGGCGGACCTTCTGCTCGTGGCCCCCGCCACGGCCAACACCATGGCCAACTTCGCCCACGGCTTCGCCCCGGACATGCTCAGCTCCCTCTATCTGGCCTGCCAGGCCCCGGTGCTCATCTGTCCGGCCATGAACGTCCACATGTGGGAACACACGGCCACGCAGCAAAATGCGGCCGTCCTGAAACAAAGAAAGGGCCACTGCATTCTGGGGCCCTGTGAATCCGGCGTGCTGGCCTGCGGAGCGGAAGGAGCGGGAAAACTGATGCCAGTAGACCTGATTGTTCAAAAAACGCTCTCCCTCCTGCCGTAA
- a CDS encoding PDZ domain-containing protein yields MPAPFKVEAIPHQAEGEPYTAMAAQVGKDMLASLIPYRVFKNGGVTYYLGDKDTPPLQVWAQEKLTGLTIFKVDAARIHDGQAVVTPSGLLKRGDKLAFASSRNETTLGIYVGMEHSIGDTSFPLRLVRAQFPKLAAPPIGQPCYDAENRLVGIVLGVSRKGTCHLLPAQAISFLAAHPEAKRVRLGCLLDINASTPVIEGLINGGPLARGGIQTGDILISINGTTINNYGDMLDATYYLTGEKPLTVEVIRGTQVVKSRGIIPTQDSR; encoded by the coding sequence GTGCCTGCCCCTTTTAAGGTAGAAGCCATTCCCCACCAGGCGGAAGGAGAGCCGTACACGGCCATGGCGGCGCAGGTCGGAAAAGACATGCTCGCCTCCCTGATTCCCTACCGGGTCTTTAAAAACGGCGGTGTGACCTACTACCTTGGGGACAAGGACACCCCTCCCCTTCAGGTATGGGCCCAGGAAAAGCTCACGGGCCTGACGATTTTCAAGGTGGACGCTGCCCGCATACACGACGGGCAGGCGGTTGTGACGCCCTCCGGCCTTCTCAAGCGCGGCGACAAGCTGGCCTTTGCCAGCAGCCGGAATGAAACCACCCTGGGAATTTACGTGGGCATGGAGCACTCCATAGGAGACACCAGCTTCCCGCTGCGTCTTGTCCGCGCCCAATTCCCCAAACTGGCTGCGCCGCCCATCGGCCAGCCGTGCTATGACGCTGAAAACCGTCTGGTCGGCATCGTGCTGGGAGTTTCCCGCAAGGGAACCTGCCACCTGCTGCCCGCCCAGGCCATCTCCTTCCTGGCAGCCCATCCGGAAGCCAAGAGGGTGCGCCTGGGATGCCTGCTGGATATCAACGCCTCCACTCCCGTCATTGAAGGCCTCATTAACGGAGGCCCTCTCGCGCGGGGAGGCATCCAGACAGGAGACATCCTCATCAGCATCAACGGCACGACCATTAACAACTACGGGGACATGCTGGATGCCACCTATTACCTCACGGGGGAAAAGCCTCTGACCGTTGAAGTCATTCGCGGCACCCAGGTGGTAAAAAGCAGGGGCATCATCCCCACGCAGGACTCCCGTTAA
- a CDS encoding RNA polymerase sigma factor, producing the protein MEDTELVARAREGDSRAFDELVIRHSRKLHATLYQMTDNYDDAYDIAQEAFSKAYRALRYFNGQSAFYTWLHSIAVNHARNFLKKRNRRMTYSLDDDEYGDHTEKDMNMADETDGADPERRTHLNELQLKINEALKKLSTKHREVVVLHDVKGLNHTEISALLGISEGTLRSRLHYAHKELQGLLAEYLS; encoded by the coding sequence TTGGAAGACACTGAACTGGTCGCCAGGGCGCGGGAGGGAGATTCGCGAGCTTTTGACGAACTTGTCATTCGCCACAGCCGCAAGCTCCATGCCACCCTGTACCAGATGACGGACAACTACGACGATGCCTATGACATCGCCCAGGAAGCGTTCTCCAAAGCCTACCGGGCCTTGCGCTACTTCAACGGACAAAGCGCCTTTTATACATGGCTGCACTCCATTGCCGTCAACCATGCCAGAAACTTCCTGAAAAAACGCAACCGCAGGATGACCTACAGCCTGGACGACGACGAGTACGGCGACCATACGGAAAAGGACATGAACATGGCTGACGAAACGGACGGAGCGGACCCTGAACGACGCACCCATCTGAACGAACTTCAGCTCAAGATTAATGAAGCATTGAAAAAACTATCCACCAAGCACAGAGAAGTCGTTGTGCTTCATGATGTAAAAGGACTCAACCACACGGAAATATCCGCCCTTCTGGGCATCTCTGAAGGAACGCTCAGATCACGTCTGCATTATGCCCACAAGGAGCTGCAAGGCCTGCTGGCGGAATATCTGAGTTAA
- a CDS encoding glutamine amidotransferase: MSDFLKHECGVAAIRLLKPLSYFQDKYGSTLWAFNKLLILMEKQYNRGQDGAGIGCVKLNMPLGQPYLFRTRDASKDALTTIFNGQIKKLNKKVRRGQVNLKDAEDIKNNFDYGGEILMGHLRYGTSGLFDEGSCHPYLRRTNWPTRTLMVLGNFNMTNTPELNQRMIERGQHPVFGTDTQTVLEEIGYHLDEAHTDLYRALRDSGMPGPEIPHAISSRLNIQEIIHNSARQWDGGYAIMGAIGNGDYFCLRDPHGIRPCHYLITDEFIAVASERVPLMTVFEVESEQVQELPPANMLSIKADGTHVITEFTTPLKPTPCSFEKIYFSRGNDPIVYRERKALGAALTPQIVDSLEDRFDKSAITYIPNTAETAYYGLLEGLRVYRRKRVHAQLLEALRNGTLDENMLDSAILKRWPRGEKIAHKDIKMRTFITQEKSRAQLVSHVYDLTYGAVGPEDVLVAIDDSIVRGTTLRRSILRILGRTNPRKIVVASTAPQIRYPDCYGIDMSELGNFIAFQAAVSLIKQHGQARLLEEVYKACKEELTKPREERRNCVKAIYEGLTDAEISREITRLVTPHDAPCPVEVIFQTIENLHESIEGPCGDWYFTGDYPTPGGYTTVNVAYMRWFEGKGGRAYDLPL, from the coding sequence ATGAGCGATTTTCTTAAACACGAGTGCGGCGTAGCCGCCATTCGTCTGCTTAAGCCTCTCTCTTATTTTCAGGATAAATACGGCTCCACCCTCTGGGCGTTCAACAAGCTGCTCATCCTGATGGAAAAGCAGTACAACCGCGGCCAGGATGGCGCGGGCATCGGCTGCGTGAAACTGAACATGCCCCTCGGCCAGCCCTACCTGTTCCGCACCCGGGACGCCAGCAAGGACGCCCTCACCACCATCTTCAACGGGCAAATCAAGAAGCTTAACAAAAAAGTCCGCCGCGGTCAGGTCAACCTGAAAGACGCTGAAGACATTAAAAACAACTTTGACTACGGCGGGGAAATCCTGATGGGGCACCTCCGCTACGGCACCTCCGGCCTCTTTGACGAAGGCTCCTGCCATCCCTACCTGCGCCGCACCAACTGGCCGACGCGCACCCTGATGGTGCTGGGCAACTTCAACATGACCAACACGCCGGAACTGAACCAGCGCATGATTGAGCGCGGCCAGCATCCCGTCTTCGGCACGGACACGCAGACCGTCCTTGAAGAAATCGGCTACCATCTGGATGAAGCCCATACGGACCTTTACCGCGCCCTGCGGGACAGCGGCATGCCCGGCCCGGAAATCCCCCATGCCATCTCCTCCCGGCTCAACATCCAGGAAATCATTCACAACTCAGCCAGGCAGTGGGACGGCGGCTACGCCATCATGGGCGCCATCGGCAACGGGGACTACTTCTGCCTGCGGGACCCGCACGGCATCCGCCCCTGCCACTACCTGATTACGGATGAATTCATTGCCGTGGCCTCTGAACGCGTCCCGCTGATGACCGTCTTTGAAGTGGAAAGCGAACAGGTGCAGGAACTGCCGCCGGCCAACATGCTTTCCATCAAGGCGGACGGCACGCACGTCATCACGGAATTCACCACGCCCCTGAAACCCACGCCGTGTTCCTTTGAAAAGATATACTTCTCCCGCGGGAACGACCCCATCGTGTACCGGGAACGCAAGGCCCTGGGCGCGGCGCTGACCCCGCAGATCGTGGACTCCCTGGAAGACCGCTTTGACAAATCTGCCATCACCTACATTCCCAACACGGCGGAAACCGCCTACTACGGCCTGCTGGAAGGCCTGCGCGTCTACCGCCGCAAGCGCGTGCACGCCCAGCTACTGGAAGCCCTGAGAAACGGGACCCTGGATGAAAACATGCTGGACAGCGCCATCCTGAAACGGTGGCCGCGCGGTGAAAAAATCGCCCACAAGGACATCAAGATGCGCACCTTCATCACGCAGGAAAAGAGCCGCGCGCAGCTTGTCTCCCACGTATATGACCTCACCTACGGGGCCGTGGGACCGGAAGACGTGCTCGTCGCCATTGACGACTCCATCGTCCGCGGCACCACGCTGAGAAGGTCCATCCTCCGCATCCTGGGCCGCACCAATCCGCGGAAAATCGTCGTCGCCTCCACCGCTCCGCAAATCCGGTATCCGGACTGCTACGGCATTGACATGTCCGAACTGGGGAACTTCATCGCCTTCCAGGCGGCAGTCTCCCTGATCAAGCAGCACGGGCAGGCCCGGTTGCTGGAAGAAGTATACAAGGCATGCAAGGAGGAACTGACCAAGCCCAGGGAAGAACGGCGCAACTGCGTCAAGGCCATTTACGAAGGCTTGACGGACGCTGAAATCTCCCGTGAAATCACCCGCCTGGTCACTCCGCACGACGCCCCGTGCCCCGTGGAAGTCATCTTCCAGACCATCGAAAACCTGCACGAATCCATAGAAGGCCCCTGCGGCGACTGGTATTTCACCGGAGACTACCCGACTCCGGGCGGATATACCACAGTTAATGTGGCATACATGCGCTGGTTTGAGGGTAAAGGGGGGCGTGCATACGATTTGCCCTTGTAG